One [Clostridium] saccharolyticum WM1 DNA segment encodes these proteins:
- a CDS encoding double-cubane-cluster-containing anaerobic reductase — protein sequence MVQKNTELPLVFDSFAEARKNGFLAMKKLKDSGKGVVGQFCTYTPLEIFMAADLVSVSLCSTSDETIPEAEKVLPANLCPLIKSSYGFAITDKCPYMYFSDLVVGETTCDGKVKMYELLGQTKNVHVLELPHRQTTPEAKALWRAEIVRLIERVEKDFGVAITDEMLKEAIRKRNMERRLLKEVYELSTMCPPPISGLRQLQILFGAQFKFDWQEKVEEIQNAIDSIKEAYENGERPIAEKAPRILITGCPMGGVTEKVVKVIEDAGAVVVAFENCTGAKQMDRQCREEGDPITNIADHYLNIGCSVMTPNPNRFELLYRLCDQFQVDGVVEMTLQACHTYAVESYTVKTFLKERNIPYLHLETDYGTSDIGQLSTRAGAFVEML from the coding sequence ATGGTTCAGAAGAATACGGAATTACCCTTGGTATTTGACAGTTTTGCAGAAGCAAGAAAAAATGGGTTTCTCGCCATGAAGAAACTTAAGGATTCCGGCAAGGGGGTGGTGGGACAGTTCTGTACTTATACTCCCCTGGAGATTTTTATGGCCGCGGATTTGGTGAGCGTAAGCCTTTGCTCTACCAGTGACGAGACCATACCGGAGGCAGAAAAGGTGCTGCCTGCCAACTTATGTCCCCTCATCAAATCCAGCTACGGCTTTGCGATCACGGACAAATGTCCCTATATGTATTTTTCCGATCTGGTGGTGGGGGAGACAACTTGCGACGGCAAGGTGAAGATGTATGAGCTCCTTGGACAGACCAAGAATGTCCACGTCCTGGAACTTCCCCACCGTCAGACCACTCCCGAAGCCAAGGCCCTTTGGCGGGCAGAAATAGTAAGGCTGATTGAGCGTGTGGAAAAGGATTTCGGTGTTGCAATTACGGATGAAATGCTCAAAGAAGCAATACGTAAGCGCAATATGGAGCGCAGGCTTCTGAAAGAAGTGTATGAGCTCAGTACCATGTGCCCGCCTCCCATCAGCGGTCTGCGGCAGCTCCAGATTCTCTTTGGTGCCCAGTTTAAGTTTGACTGGCAGGAAAAAGTGGAAGAAATACAGAATGCCATTGACAGCATAAAGGAGGCTTATGAAAATGGGGAACGGCCCATTGCGGAAAAAGCTCCCCGGATTCTGATCACCGGCTGTCCCATGGGCGGGGTAACGGAAAAGGTGGTTAAGGTGATTGAAGATGCAGGTGCTGTTGTGGTTGCCTTTGAGAACTGCACCGGCGCCAAGCAGATGGACCGCCAGTGCCGGGAGGAGGGAGATCCCATCACCAACATAGCGGACCATTATTTGAATATAGGCTGTTCCGTCATGACCCCCAACCCGAACCGGTTTGAGCTGCTTTACCGTCTGTGTGACCAGTTTCAAGTAGACGGTGTGGTGGAGATGACCTTACAGGCCTGCCATACTTATGCGGTGGAATCTTATACGGTGAAAACATTTTTAAAGGAAAGGAATATTCCTTACCTCCATCTGGAAACGGATTATGGAACCTCAGACATCGGCCAGCTTTCCACCCGTGCCGGCGCATTTGTGGAGATGCTGTAG
- a CDS encoding GntR family transcriptional regulator, translating to MIRGDTMGAPKYQKIKQDLMEEIKDASVNTPIASERELASRYKASRMTVRNALNELVEEGVLYRDKNKGTFVADQRLMKKNTSAETLNKPIDDTYDYNVIYFSSCFSDETVASILEIGPEDRMIRIVRLNRKNGKPSSVEEIYLIQSLINDSDYNNLNKLLDLKGYIDEGSVTQKFLPITVPVKYINLLHVKLNTPIIMVESIIVSKNGTPVVYIREFNNPFEKIIEITT from the coding sequence GTGATTAGAGGTGATACAATGGGGGCTCCGAAATATCAGAAAATAAAACAGGACCTTATGGAAGAAATTAAGGACGCGTCTGTCAATACCCCTATTGCCTCAGAGCGGGAGCTTGCCAGCCGGTATAAAGCCAGCCGGATGACCGTGCGCAACGCTTTAAATGAACTGGTGGAAGAGGGAGTATTGTACAGAGATAAAAATAAAGGAACTTTTGTTGCAGACCAAAGGCTGATGAAGAAAAACACTTCAGCCGAAACGCTGAACAAGCCCATTGATGACACTTATGATTACAATGTGATCTATTTCAGTTCCTGCTTTTCCGACGAAACGGTGGCATCGATTCTTGAGATCGGGCCTGAGGACCGGATGATCCGGATTGTCCGCTTAAACAGGAAGAACGGAAAGCCATCAAGCGTTGAAGAAATCTACTTGATCCAAAGCCTGATCAATGACAGTGATTACAACAACTTGAATAAACTTTTGGATCTGAAAGGATATATTGACGAAGGATCGGTCACACAGAAGTTCCTGCCCATTACGGTTCCCGTAAAGTACATTAACTTGCTTCATGTAAAGCTGAATACTCCTATCATTATGGTCGAAAGCATCATTGTAAGCAAAAACGGCACTCCGGTGGTGTATATCAGGGAGTTTAATAACCCCTTTGAAAAGATCATTGAGATAACAACTTAA